From Plodia interpunctella isolate USDA-ARS_2022_Savannah chromosome 18, ilPloInte3.2, whole genome shotgun sequence, a single genomic window includes:
- the LOC128677864 gene encoding protein C1orf43 homolog, with the protein MGIGQDFTSLNIIFIISGGVLTFVILFIFAKRQITRFALRSRRGPHVPIGADAKKCLKKEIERRIEAVPRIMHEPRLLSAEPSHYILEPQQPYHYRFRAVDDIKTLEEEIARQEPGLRRHPRESLRAFLLSSLAAPLDGRGQKLVHQFCDTYEFARHHPGEFGEDEYNEYSRLLLKLLDAARLLKSVGGVGRAPTPASSPQRRARPRPAALAAHKLPTALHKHYTTLENMPTEPKLEQEVIRVPVKSPSSPAGRAPAADETAV; encoded by the exons ATGGGTATAGGCCAGGATTTCACTAGCTTGAacataatattcattattagCGGTGGTGTTTTAACATTCGTGATATTGTTCATTTTTGCTAAGAGGCAAATAACAAGGTTTGCCCTACGATCCAGGAGAGGACCTCATGTTCCCATCGGTGCTGATGCAAAGAAG tgtTTGAAGAAAGAAATAGAACGACGCATCGAAGCGGTGCCTCGTATCATGCATGAGCCTCGTCTCTTGAGTGCGGAGCCCTCACACTACATCCTGGAGCCTCAGCAGCCATACCACTACAGGTTTAGAGCTGTTGatgatattaaaactttaG AAGAAGAAATAGCCCGTCAAGAGCCAGGGCTTCGGCGTCATCCCCGGGAGTCTCTGCGCGCGTTCCTGTTGTCTTCCCTCGCAGCGCCACTGGACGGCAGAGGCCAAAAGCTAGTCCATCAGTTCTGTGACACATATGAGTTTGCCAGACACCATCCCGGAGAGTTTGGGGAGGACGAGTACAATGAGTACAGCCGACTGTTGCTCAAGTTGTTGGATGC GGCGCGGCTGCTGAAGAGCGTGGGCGGCGTGGGGCGGGCGCCGACGCCGGCCAGCAGTCcgcagcgccgcgcgcgcccgcGCCCCGCCGCACTCGCCGCGCACAAGCTGCCCACGGCGCTGCATAAGCATTATACCACCCTCGAG AACATGCCAACGGAGCCCAAGCTGGAGCAGGAGGTGATCAGGGTCCCAGTGAAGAGCCCCTCGTCGCCCGCGGGCCGCGCGCCCGCCGCCGACGAGACCGCAGTCTGA